From Pseudobdellovibrio exovorus JSS, a single genomic window includes:
- a CDS encoding M48 family metalloprotease: MRFLGLLVFAVSLLATSATTELRRETSVELEDCDRSQFSDRYPSTVRYTQQLMQHIMENNSDVFHGDLAPENFCIGITDNRVGGRAWADSKTRTMVIDPNLVLRVQNDAQLAWIVAHELAHVSMRHYVEPNSSRHNAARVEAEADVIGAHLYLRAGFTSDELAWRVQQLAVLPDMMASVTEPDYYGEVRTTTAGHSRSPDIPASQRIANAYQTCGGSSAQMSEPNFGSNMPYPAPCWSVWSVRHGEPARSAEFRRLMNDSRSLVNVITSPNLSAVKTEILTAEPPPDPKMTALGETLTPNSEAPTAAPPKPARKTSATPVHDHDHSDTHDNSHEQTAEEDLED, encoded by the coding sequence TTGAGGTTTTTAGGTCTTTTAGTATTTGCGGTATCTTTACTTGCAACAAGTGCCACAACCGAATTACGCCGCGAAACCTCAGTTGAACTAGAAGATTGTGATCGCAGTCAGTTCAGCGATAGATACCCTTCCACTGTACGTTATACCCAACAGCTCATGCAGCATATAATGGAAAACAATTCCGATGTTTTTCATGGGGATCTAGCACCGGAAAACTTCTGCATTGGGATCACCGACAACCGCGTTGGAGGACGTGCTTGGGCCGACTCGAAAACACGCACCATGGTCATCGATCCTAATTTAGTTTTACGCGTGCAGAATGATGCGCAGTTGGCTTGGATTGTGGCACATGAATTAGCCCATGTGAGTATGCGCCATTATGTTGAACCGAATTCATCCCGACACAATGCCGCCCGTGTGGAAGCCGAAGCCGATGTTATCGGCGCCCACTTGTATTTGCGTGCCGGCTTTACCTCGGACGAATTGGCTTGGCGAGTGCAACAGTTGGCGGTTCTACCGGATATGATGGCCTCAGTAACAGAGCCCGATTACTACGGAGAAGTTCGAACTACAACCGCAGGTCATTCTCGGTCTCCGGATATTCCAGCTTCACAGCGTATCGCAAATGCCTATCAAACCTGTGGTGGTTCCTCTGCACAAATGAGTGAACCGAACTTTGGAAGTAATATGCCTTATCCGGCTCCGTGCTGGAGTGTTTGGTCCGTACGACATGGTGAACCTGCACGTTCTGCTGAGTTTCGTCGTCTTATGAATGACAGTCGTTCCTTGGTCAATGTAATCACATCGCCGAACTTATCTGCAGTGAAGACAGAGATCTTAACGGCTGAGCCTCCCCCTGACCCAAAAATGACCGCATTAGGGGAAACATTAACTCCCAATTCTGAGGCTCCGACGGCAGCTCCGCCGAAACCAGCGAGGAAGACTAGCGCCACGCCTGTTCATGACCACGATCACAGCGATACTCATGACAACAGTCACGAACAAACCGCTGAAGAAGATTTAGAAGATTAG
- a CDS encoding TolC family protein, producing MWKRPLQVISLLSLMVSSADALTLEETLQSAFQKNETVAQSRQQVVQVEEQISQAKGLVYPSLSLEGSHLIQPKPSDPVAAQFFPERQTTVNFALVQPLFRGGREFAAIRQRNNLLEAQKQAQTQNLIKVYVDVSSAYLDVLAAEQDLKNLNEQREIYADRVKKLQTRSRRGESSATEVLTAQSTAAALDAEAQLVQSRLTSARENLAVLSGVPVDAPLVDKQGETTDIKLRPLEDYLARIEESPEVKSVKEQLEASDEEVSIAKGGHWPTADLLGNYYLERPDGFTKDLKWDIQFKVSIPLFEGGLRSAQVREAVSKKSVADLELARLRRSKEAEMRSLYQNVRLRADQLSALKKSAELAEKNYKTVLRDSHYGLSRNIDVQMALTDYRSIRRTYDQTRFQARLDLIKLESSALYLPAVVTKEM from the coding sequence ATGTGGAAGCGTCCATTGCAAGTGATCAGCTTGCTTTCTTTGATGGTAAGTTCGGCTGACGCGCTAACTTTAGAAGAGACATTACAATCAGCATTTCAAAAAAATGAAACAGTGGCACAAAGCCGTCAACAGGTCGTACAAGTTGAAGAGCAGATATCACAAGCCAAGGGTTTAGTTTATCCCAGTTTGTCATTAGAAGGTTCGCATTTGATTCAACCGAAGCCAAGTGATCCCGTGGCGGCTCAGTTCTTTCCAGAAAGACAAACAACAGTGAACTTCGCTTTAGTGCAGCCGCTTTTTCGCGGCGGCCGTGAGTTCGCAGCCATTCGCCAACGCAATAATTTATTAGAAGCGCAAAAGCAGGCTCAGACTCAGAATTTAATTAAAGTCTATGTGGATGTGTCATCAGCTTATTTAGATGTATTAGCTGCGGAACAAGATTTAAAAAACCTAAACGAACAACGTGAAATCTACGCTGATCGTGTTAAAAAACTGCAAACACGTAGTCGTCGTGGTGAATCCAGTGCCACAGAAGTATTAACAGCTCAGTCCACAGCAGCAGCTTTAGATGCCGAAGCACAATTGGTGCAGTCACGATTGACGAGTGCCCGTGAAAACTTAGCCGTTCTTTCTGGAGTTCCTGTTGATGCACCACTTGTGGATAAACAAGGCGAAACAACTGACATTAAGCTACGTCCACTCGAAGATTATCTAGCGCGTATTGAAGAGTCGCCGGAAGTGAAAAGCGTCAAAGAGCAACTGGAAGCTTCAGATGAAGAAGTTAGTATTGCAAAAGGCGGACACTGGCCGACAGCTGATCTTTTAGGTAATTACTATTTGGAAAGACCGGATGGGTTCACTAAGGATCTGAAGTGGGACATTCAATTCAAAGTCAGTATTCCATTATTTGAAGGTGGTCTTCGCAGTGCTCAAGTCAGAGAGGCCGTTTCGAAAAAAAGCGTAGCCGATTTAGAGTTAGCACGGCTGCGCCGTTCAAAAGAGGCCGAGATGCGTTCGCTTTATCAGAACGTGCGTCTGCGTGCAGACCAGTTATCTGCTTTAAAAAAATCAGCCGAGTTAGCTGAAAAAAATTATAAAACAGTGTTGCGTGATTCGCATTATGGACTTAGCCGTAATATCGATGTGCAAATGGCGTTAACAGACTATCGCTCGATTCGTCGTACATACGATCAGACGCGATTCCAAGCCAGATTAGATTTAATTAAACTCGAATCGTCAGCATTGTACTTACCAGCTGTCGTCACGAAAGAGATGTAA